The Pseudomonas azadiae genome contains a region encoding:
- a CDS encoding LysR family transcriptional regulator, whose protein sequence is MELRHLRYFIAVAEELHFGRAAQVLGISQPPLSQQIQALEQQVGARLFERTNRRVELSEAGRLFLHEARLVLAQVDKAADVARRAQLGELGELKIGFTSSAPFNSSIPQAIFAFRQAFPAVHLNLQEMSSTEVAESLVDESIQVGLMRPLPLPDSLSVVELMREPLVAVLNADHPLAEGSERGVHLAQLAQEPFVFFPRAYGSGLYAQLLSLCRDAGFSPHIAQEAGEAMTIIGLVAAGLGVSVLPASYQRIRIDGVVYRTLLDPEAVTAVWLVQRKGAQTPMAKAFVELLTRKAVL, encoded by the coding sequence ATGGAATTGCGTCACTTGCGGTACTTCATCGCCGTTGCCGAAGAACTGCATTTTGGCCGCGCCGCGCAGGTGCTGGGCATCTCGCAGCCGCCGCTGAGCCAGCAGATCCAGGCGCTGGAACAGCAAGTGGGCGCGCGGTTATTCGAGCGGACCAATCGCCGGGTCGAGCTGAGTGAAGCGGGCCGATTATTCCTGCACGAGGCACGATTGGTGCTGGCACAGGTCGACAAGGCGGCGGATGTGGCGCGTCGTGCGCAGTTGGGCGAGCTGGGTGAATTGAAGATCGGCTTCACCTCGTCGGCGCCGTTCAATTCCAGCATTCCCCAGGCGATCTTCGCGTTTCGCCAAGCGTTCCCGGCGGTGCACCTCAATCTGCAGGAGATGAGCAGCACAGAAGTGGCCGAGTCGCTGGTGGATGAGTCGATCCAGGTGGGGCTGATGCGACCGCTGCCGTTGCCGGACTCGCTGAGCGTGGTCGAGCTGATGCGCGAGCCGCTGGTGGCCGTGTTGAATGCCGACCACCCACTGGCAGAGGGCAGCGAGCGGGGCGTGCACCTGGCGCAACTGGCGCAGGAGCCGTTCGTGTTTTTCCCGCGCGCCTACGGCAGCGGTCTGTATGCGCAGTTGCTCAGCCTGTGCCGTGACGCCGGCTTCAGCCCCCACATCGCCCAGGAGGCGGGGGAGGCGATGACCATCATCGGTCTGGTGGCGGCGGGATTGGGCGTGTCGGTGTTGCCGGCGTCATACCAACGCATACGGATCGATGGCGTGGTGTATCGCACGTTGCTCGACCCCGAGGCGGTGACGGCGGTGTGGCTGGTGCAACGCAAGGGCGCGCAGACGCCGATGGCGAAGGCGTTTGTGGAGTTGTTGACGCGTAAGGCAGTGCTGTAG
- the hemE gene encoding uroporphyrinogen decarboxylase, with protein MTALKNDRFLRALLKQPVDVTPVWMMRQAGRYLPEYRASRAHAGDFMSLCMNPAFACEVTMQPLDRYPQLDAAILFSDILTIPDAMGQGLYFETGEGPRFRKVVSTLADIEALPIPDPHKDLGYVMDAVSTIRRELNGRVPLIGFSGSPWTLATYMVEGGSSKDFRKTKAMLYDNPHAMHLLLDKLAQSVTSYLNGQIMAGAQAVQIFDTWGGNLSAAAYQEFSLAYMRKIVSGLIREHEGRKVPVIMFTKGGGLWLESIADAGADALGLDWTCDIGEARQRVGNRVALQGNMDPTVLYAKPEAIRTEVGRILASYGKGTGHVFNLGHGITPEVNPEHAGAFLRAVHELSAQYHE; from the coding sequence ATGACTGCCCTCAAGAACGACCGTTTCCTGCGTGCCCTGCTCAAGCAACCCGTGGACGTCACCCCTGTGTGGATGATGCGCCAGGCTGGTCGCTACCTGCCGGAATACCGCGCCAGCCGCGCCCACGCCGGCGACTTCATGAGCCTGTGCATGAATCCTGCGTTCGCCTGCGAAGTCACGATGCAACCGCTGGACCGCTACCCGCAACTGGATGCGGCCATCCTCTTCTCCGACATCCTCACCATCCCTGACGCCATGGGCCAAGGCCTGTACTTCGAAACCGGCGAAGGCCCGCGCTTCAGGAAAGTCGTCAGCACCCTGGCCGATATCGAGGCCCTGCCGATTCCCGATCCGCACAAAGACCTCGGTTATGTGATGGACGCCGTGAGCACCATCCGCCGTGAACTCAACGGCCGCGTGCCGCTGATCGGCTTCTCCGGCAGCCCCTGGACCCTGGCCACCTACATGGTCGAAGGCGGCTCGTCGAAAGACTTCCGCAAGACCAAGGCCATGCTCTACGACAACCCGCACGCCATGCACCTGCTGCTCGACAAGCTGGCGCAGTCGGTCACCTCGTACCTCAACGGCCAGATCATGGCCGGCGCGCAAGCCGTGCAGATCTTCGACACCTGGGGCGGCAACCTCTCGGCGGCGGCGTACCAGGAATTCTCCCTGGCCTACATGCGCAAGATCGTCAGCGGCCTGATCCGTGAACACGAAGGCCGCAAGGTCCCGGTGATCATGTTCACCAAGGGCGGCGGCCTGTGGCTGGAAAGCATCGCCGACGCCGGTGCTGACGCACTGGGCCTGGACTGGACCTGCGACATCGGCGAAGCCCGCCAGCGCGTCGGCAACCGCGTTGCGCTGCAGGGCAACATGGACCCGACCGTGCTGTACGCCAAGCCGGAAGCGATCCGCACCGAAGTCGGGCGCATCCTCGCCAGCTACGGCAAGGGCACCGGGCACGTGTTCAACCTTGGCCATGGCATCACCCCGGAAGTGAACCCGGAGCATGCTGGCGCGTTCCTGCGTGCGGTGCACGAATTGTCGGCGCAGTATCACGAGTGA
- a CDS encoding MFS transporter, protein MDEGVAQLNDAYIEKGTPMFMRTVLALFCGGFATFALLYCVQPMMPALSHEFSINAAQSSLILSVATAMLAFGLLITGPISDRLGRKPVMVCALFCAALATIASGLMPSWEGILLMRALVGLSLSGLAAVAMTYLSEEIHPQHIGLAMGLYIGGNAIGGMSGRLIIGVLIDFVSWHTAMLIIGALALIAAMVFWKILPESRNFRATSLKPRSLMDGFVMHFKDAGLPWLFLEAFLLMGAFVTLFNYIGYRLLADPYDLSQAVVGLLSLVYLSGIYSSAKIGSLADRLGRRRVLWATIVLMLAGMAMTLFTPLWLVVPGMLVFTFGFFGAHSVASSWIGRRAVKAKGQASSLYLFSYYAGSSIAGTAGGFFWHFGGWNGIGAFIVALLIGALLVALRLAKLPPLGRTAT, encoded by the coding sequence CTGGATGAAGGGGTGGCCCAACTCAATGATGCGTACATCGAAAAAGGCACGCCGATGTTCATGCGTACGGTGCTGGCGTTGTTCTGCGGCGGTTTTGCCACCTTCGCCTTGCTGTATTGCGTGCAACCGATGATGCCGGCGCTGTCCCATGAGTTTTCCATCAATGCCGCGCAGAGCAGCCTGATCCTGTCTGTGGCTACCGCGATGCTGGCATTCGGCTTGCTGATCACCGGGCCGATCTCCGACCGACTGGGACGCAAGCCGGTGATGGTCTGCGCACTGTTCTGCGCGGCACTGGCGACCATTGCCAGCGGCTTGATGCCGAGCTGGGAAGGCATCCTGCTGATGCGCGCGCTGGTGGGCCTGTCACTGAGCGGCCTGGCCGCCGTAGCCATGACCTACCTGAGCGAAGAGATCCACCCGCAGCACATCGGCCTGGCCATGGGCCTGTACATCGGTGGCAACGCGATTGGCGGCATGAGTGGACGGCTGATCATCGGCGTGTTGATCGACTTCGTCAGTTGGCACACCGCAATGCTGATCATCGGCGCCCTGGCACTGATCGCCGCCATGGTATTCTGGAAAATCCTGCCCGAATCGCGCAACTTCCGCGCCACCAGCCTCAAGCCACGCAGCCTGATGGATGGCTTCGTCATGCACTTCAAGGACGCCGGCCTGCCGTGGTTGTTCCTCGAAGCCTTTCTGCTGATGGGTGCGTTCGTGACCCTGTTCAACTACATCGGTTACCGCCTGCTGGCAGACCCTTATGACCTCAGCCAGGCTGTGGTTGGCCTACTGTCGCTGGTGTACCTCTCGGGCATCTACAGCTCGGCGAAAATCGGCTCGCTGGCCGACCGCCTGGGCCGCCGCCGCGTGCTCTGGGCCACGATCGTGCTGATGCTCGCCGGCATGGCCATGACCCTGTTCACCCCACTCTGGCTGGTGGTGCCAGGCATGCTGGTCTTCACCTTCGGCTTCTTCGGCGCCCACTCGGTGGCCAGCAGCTGGATCGGCCGCCGCGCGGTGAAAGCCAAGGGGCAGGCATCGTCGCTGTACCTGTTCAGCTACTACGCAGGATCGAGCATTGCCGGGACGGCGGGCGGGTTCTTCTGGCACTTCGGCGGATGGAACGGGATTGGCGCGTTTATCGTGGCGTTGTTGATTGGCGCGTTGCTGGTGGCATTGAGGTTGGCGAAGTTGCCGCCGTTGGGGCGAACAGCGACCTGA
- a CDS encoding helix-turn-helix transcriptional regulator: MLLANPPELGDRIRQLRRAKGYSQAQLAERAKCNRKTIMDLEAGENVAMYTVFRVISALGMALDVVDKRIDLKSLADLVEHDE, encoded by the coding sequence ATGTTGCTGGCCAATCCGCCCGAGTTGGGTGACAGAATACGACAGCTGCGTCGCGCCAAAGGCTATAGCCAGGCGCAACTGGCGGAGCGGGCCAAGTGCAACCGCAAGACCATAATGGATCTTGAAGCAGGTGAAAACGTCGCGATGTACACGGTGTTCCGGGTAATTTCTGCGCTGGGAATGGCCCTGGACGTTGTCGATAAACGCATCGATCTCAAGTCCCTGGCCGATCTGGTGGAGCATGATGAGTAG